One window from the genome of Jeotgalibaca sp. MA1X17-3 encodes:
- the buk gene encoding butyrate kinase has product MVDRIVAINPGATSTKIGYFENDELKFKKEITYSLEEVSKYSTILEQADFRYQDILKALEEEGIAADSLDGVVGRGGCLPPVEAGAYIVNDAMLTCLRDYPVLEHASNLGAGLAQRIAEKFGVKDCPSYIYDPITVDQMTDVARISGTALFERKSIAHMLNMRAVGIKIANEELHKPYEECNLIVAHIGGGSTVSIHEKGRITDVVADDEGLFSTERAGGLPLKEVIPLCYKHTEKEMNTLLRKNGGLVSYFGTNDARIVEGKAKDGDQKAKTVLEAMAYQIAKGIGQLATVANGNVDGIILTGGLAHSDYITDMVKDRVSFIAPVYRVPGEEELLALAQGARRVLNKKEEYHVFEEPENHR; this is encoded by the coding sequence ATGGTAGATCGTATTGTAGCAATTAATCCAGGAGCAACCTCTACAAAAATAGGTTATTTTGAAAATGATGAATTAAAATTTAAAAAAGAGATTACGTACTCTTTAGAAGAGGTTTCTAAATATAGTACCATTTTGGAGCAAGCAGATTTCCGATATCAAGATATTTTAAAAGCTTTGGAAGAAGAAGGTATAGCAGCAGATTCGTTGGATGGAGTAGTTGGACGAGGAGGATGTCTTCCGCCTGTTGAAGCAGGAGCTTATATAGTAAATGATGCGATGCTTACGTGCTTACGTGATTATCCTGTCCTAGAACATGCTTCCAACTTAGGAGCTGGACTAGCACAAAGAATTGCTGAAAAATTTGGAGTAAAAGATTGTCCATCGTATATCTATGATCCTATAACGGTAGACCAAATGACTGATGTAGCTCGTATCTCTGGTACTGCTCTTTTTGAAAGAAAAAGTATCGCTCATATGCTCAATATGAGAGCGGTCGGTATTAAAATCGCAAATGAAGAATTACATAAACCTTATGAAGAATGTAATTTAATCGTCGCTCATATTGGTGGGGGAAGTACAGTCAGTATCCATGAAAAAGGTCGGATTACAGATGTTGTAGCAGATGATGAAGGACTTTTCTCCACAGAACGTGCGGGTGGATTACCTTTGAAAGAAGTAATTCCTTTATGTTACAAGCATACTGAAAAAGAAATGAATACCCTACTACGAAAAAATGGCGGACTTGTTTCTTATTTTGGAACGAATGATGCGCGTATAGTAGAAGGAAAAGCAAAAGATGGGGATCAAAAAGCCAAAACGGTTTTAGAAGCGATGGCCTATCAAATAGCTAAAGGAATTGGTCAGCTTGCAACTGTAGCAAATGGAAATGTAGATGGTATTATTTTGACAGGTGGGTTAGCGCATTCTGATTACATCACCGATATGGTAAAAGACCGCGTCTCTTTCATTGCTCCTGTCTACCGTGTGCCGGGTGAAGAAGAATTACTTGCTTTAGCTCAAGGAGCTAGACGTGTACTAAATAAAAAAGAAGAATATCATGTATTCGAAGAACCCGAAAATCATCGTTAA
- a CDS encoding 2-dehydropantoate 2-reductase: protein MKITIAGSGAMGSRFGAQLQEAGHDVTLIDWWTEHIEAIRENGLIIDDGEQERTVKIAIHYPIEVTEVADIVFLFTKSMGLPKMLEDIQPILGSKTKVISLLNGIGHEDIIRKYVDKKNIFMGVTVFTAHLKGPGQVAFHGGGSIEIQNYARGEEQEKSARELVQVLDEAGLNAIYSSDVKFSIWRKATVNGCNNAICALLDCNLGQFYSTKQNPEIIKTIIEEFVMVAKEKSVEMDVEDLIKHVTEISLNASDHYPSMHQDLDVNNRLTEVDYINGAVARIAKDYKLRAPYNECITQLIHVKEQIMNAHE, encoded by the coding sequence ATGAAAATTACAATCGCTGGATCAGGTGCTATGGGTAGTCGTTTTGGGGCTCAACTTCAAGAAGCAGGTCATGACGTAACTTTGATCGATTGGTGGACAGAACATATTGAGGCGATCCGTGAAAATGGTTTAATCATTGATGATGGAGAACAAGAACGTACCGTTAAAATTGCCATTCATTATCCAATAGAAGTAACAGAAGTTGCCGATATTGTTTTCTTATTTACAAAATCAATGGGATTGCCAAAAATGTTGGAAGATATTCAGCCCATTCTTGGTTCTAAAACAAAAGTTATTTCTCTTTTAAATGGAATTGGCCATGAAGATATCATTAGAAAGTATGTAGACAAGAAAAATATTTTTATGGGAGTCACAGTGTTTACTGCGCACTTAAAAGGTCCCGGACAGGTTGCTTTTCATGGAGGAGGCTCCATTGAAATTCAAAACTATGCTCGTGGAGAAGAACAAGAAAAGTCTGCTCGGGAGCTTGTTCAAGTATTGGATGAAGCTGGATTAAATGCAATATATAGTTCAGATGTGAAGTTCTCTATTTGGCGTAAAGCTACTGTTAATGGATGTAATAATGCAATTTGTGCACTACTTGATTGTAATCTAGGCCAGTTCTATTCAACCAAACAAAACCCGGAAATCATTAAGACGATTATCGAAGAATTTGTTATGGTTGCCAAAGAAAAAAGTGTGGAGATGGATGTGGAAGACCTCATCAAGCATGTAACTGAAATTAGTTTAAATGCTTCTGATCATTATCCTTCGATGCATCAAGACTTAGATGTGAATAATCGCTTAACTGAAGTTGATTATATCAATGGAGCGGTTGCTCGAATTGCCAAAGATTATAAATTACGTGCACCTTATAACGAATGCATTACTCAATTAATTCATGTCAAAGAACAAATAATGAATGCTCATGAATAG
- a CDS encoding LysR family transcriptional regulator: MKEQDVSYHFLERVILKLELRQLRYFLAIANAKSYSAAAQNLFVTQPTLTWNIQKLEEELDTRLFYQTTRGIELTESGEILFEEGKNILSNVDDMLEHIQLRGDNQKKTLKVGITALFVIQYMDQIVNYISSNPEVELTFIQHGSVVLQKMLANKEIDLGLLSFPIYEPSIEIEKLRTSNPNYKISVVVPPDHPLAAKKSIKFPDLEGYEICSFTKDYVLGKILYERCEAFGFTPNVIFTNNNWEVLLKNIEATRTLTLMPDVIKKIRKDSELKWIPLVDKASEFNVGIAKLKETSLSEPAVRFIECIREN, from the coding sequence ATGAAGGAACAAGATGTTAGCTATCATTTTTTAGAAAGGGTGATTTTAAAGTTGGAATTACGACAATTACGTTACTTCTTGGCTATTGCGAATGCGAAAAGCTATTCCGCCGCAGCTCAAAACTTATTTGTTACTCAACCTACTTTGACATGGAATATTCAAAAACTAGAAGAAGAATTAGATACTCGTCTTTTTTATCAAACAACTAGAGGGATCGAACTCACTGAATCAGGAGAAATTCTATTTGAAGAAGGTAAAAACATACTGTCCAATGTAGATGACATGTTAGAACATATCCAGTTAAGAGGAGACAATCAAAAAAAGACTTTGAAAGTTGGGATCACCGCTTTATTTGTCATTCAATACATGGACCAAATCGTAAATTACATCAGTTCCAATCCGGAAGTTGAATTGACCTTCATTCAACATGGATCTGTTGTTCTTCAAAAGATGTTGGCAAATAAGGAAATTGATCTTGGATTATTATCTTTTCCAATCTATGAGCCATCTATCGAAATAGAAAAATTACGAACTTCAAACCCGAATTATAAAATTTCTGTAGTCGTTCCTCCTGATCATCCTCTAGCAGCAAAAAAATCTATTAAATTTCCAGATTTAGAAGGCTATGAAATTTGTTCCTTTACAAAAGACTATGTATTAGGGAAAATTTTATATGAGCGATGTGAAGCTTTTGGATTTACTCCAAATGTCATATTTACAAATAATAATTGGGAAGTGCTTTTAAAAAATATAGAGGCAACTCGTACTCTAACCTTAATGCCTGATGTCATTAAAAAAATACGTAAAGACAGTGAACTAAAATGGATTCCCCTCGTTGATAAAGCTAGTGAGTTTAACGTTGGGATTGCAAAATTAAAAGAAACAAGTCTTAGTGAACCTGCCGTTCGCTTCATAGAATGTATTAGAGAAAATTAA
- a CDS encoding alpha/beta fold hydrolase, giving the protein MVDVMKRNHVKVFGKGEQPLLFGHGFGCEQSMWQYITPAFEEKYKIILFDYVGSGASDMDAYDSEKYSSLKGYTQDLLDVIEALNLKDVYFVGHSISSMIGMLASIEKPECFSKLIMIGPSPCYINTEDGYYGGFEESDVQDMLGMMEMNFVGWANYLAPIAMHERGDSLHTQELQRTFVANNQGIAREFAEVTFFSDCRNQLALANKPTLIMQCSEDSIVPVETGEYLHQHLKNSEIRYLQAKGHYPHISNPEETISIIQEYLNGKSKE; this is encoded by the coding sequence ATGGTAGATGTAATGAAGAGGAATCATGTTAAAGTTTTTGGAAAAGGAGAACAACCTTTACTTTTTGGCCATGGTTTTGGCTGTGAACAAAGCATGTGGCAATATATTACTCCAGCTTTTGAAGAAAAATATAAAATTATTCTTTTTGATTATGTGGGTTCAGGTGCTTCAGATATGGATGCTTACGATTCTGAAAAGTATAGTTCTTTAAAAGGGTATACCCAAGATTTGTTAGATGTTATTGAAGCATTAAATTTGAAAGATGTATATTTTGTAGGACATTCGATTAGTTCTATGATTGGAATGCTAGCTTCTATTGAAAAGCCAGAATGTTTTTCAAAACTGATCATGATTGGACCTTCTCCTTGTTATATAAATACAGAAGATGGTTATTATGGAGGGTTTGAAGAAAGTGACGTTCAAGATATGCTTGGGATGATGGAAATGAACTTTGTTGGGTGGGCCAATTACCTAGCTCCAATTGCTATGCATGAAAGAGGAGACTCCCTACATACACAGGAACTTCAGCGTACATTTGTGGCTAATAATCAGGGAATCGCGCGTGAGTTTGCAGAAGTTACTTTCTTTTCAGATTGTAGAAATCAATTAGCATTGGCAAATAAGCCCACCTTAATTATGCAGTGTTCAGAAGATAGTATTGTTCCAGTCGAAACAGGTGAGTATCTGCACCAACATCTTAAAAACAGTGAAATTCGATATTTGCAAGCAAAAGGGCATTATCCTCATATTAGTAACCCTGAAGAAACGATTTCAATTATTCAAGAATATCTGAACGGAAAAAGTAAGGAATAA
- a CDS encoding PAS domain-containing protein, whose amino-acid sequence MEVRLKNAPCGYLKLDHKSFLIEANDTFLNEMGYKKQEVVGQHIESFLKPANKMVFHSYFYPNINLFGAVDELYIKFKNGEGEETPFLMNACQVEGDSEKFVDCILMPMRKRIDYEMELRASKKKIEDAYLKNEHALIELENIYQEIEEKQNDLLLLNEKLKRLANTDQLTEFQIVDYLK is encoded by the coding sequence ATGGAAGTCCGGTTAAAGAATGCACCTTGTGGATATTTAAAACTCGATCATAAAAGTTTTCTTATCGAGGCCAATGATACCTTCTTGAATGAAATGGGTTATAAAAAACAAGAGGTAGTAGGACAACACATTGAAAGCTTCTTGAAACCAGCAAATAAAATGGTCTTCCATTCCTATTTTTATCCAAATATTAATCTTTTTGGCGCAGTCGATGAACTGTATATTAAATTCAAAAATGGTGAAGGCGAAGAAACCCCTTTCTTAATGAACGCTTGTCAGGTTGAAGGTGATTCAGAAAAATTTGTTGATTGTATCTTGATGCCCATGCGAAAACGAATTGACTATGAAATGGAACTACGAGCATCCAAGAAAAAAATAGAAGATGCCTATCTAAAAAATGAACATGCCTTAATTGAACTTGAAAATATTTATCAAGAAATCGAAGAAAAACAAAATGATCTATTACTATTAAATGAAAAGTTAAAAAGACTAGCAAATACAGATCAGCTTACTGAATTCCAAATCGTAGACTATTTGAAATAA
- a CDS encoding GGDEF domain-containing protein, translating into MVERSQQEKASFSLLMIDIDHFKYVNDTYGHPVGDHVLLNIAQLMQERIPVESMVSRYGGEEFVVLLADTNEKEALNLAININQLVERSKCHPTHLITVSIGVAMFLEGDSAIDITEKADKALYTSKKNGRNQVTLFS; encoded by the coding sequence CTGGTTGAACGTTCCCAACAAGAAAAAGCTTCTTTTTCTTTACTGATGATTGATATTGATCATTTCAAATACGTGAATGATACGTATGGTCATCCTGTTGGAGATCATGTCCTCTTAAATATAGCTCAATTGATGCAAGAACGTATCCCGGTAGAATCCATGGTATCTCGCTATGGTGGTGAAGAATTTGTTGTGCTTTTAGCAGATACAAATGAAAAAGAAGCATTGAATTTAGCTATAAATATTAATCAATTAGTAGAACGTTCAAAATGCCATCCCACTCATTTGATTACCGTGAGTATTGGTGTAGCTATGTTTTTAGAAGGAGATTCAGCAATAGATATTACTGAAAAGGCGGATAAAGCTCTCTATACTTCTAAAAAAAATGGGAGAAATCAAGTTACTCTTTTCAGCTGA
- a CDS encoding RluA family pseudouridine synthase, which yields MATIKKRRKDNSSLKKDITSYTVEEPTELLAFLLQTITNKSRNSVKSLLTRGQVHVDGEIITQHNHPLKPGQKVGIQSNRESIKQTALIGITLLHEDDDIIVINKDAGVLSVAANQPEEMTAYRQLTQYVKEENRKKRIFIVHRLDRDTSGVMVFAKTEEVKNSLQTNWKEIVEERIYIALVEGEIPEKEATISSWLTESKSMKVYSSPVDNGGKHAVTHYKKIQGNEHYSLLEVELETGRKNQIRVHLQDIDHPVVGDKKYGSVTNPLNRLGLHASTLAFLHPRTNELVQYHAPAPSTFYSKSK from the coding sequence GTGGCTACCATTAAAAAACGACGCAAAGATAACTCTTCCCTTAAAAAGGATATTACCTCCTACACCGTAGAAGAGCCAACAGAATTACTCGCATTTCTTTTACAGACAATCACGAATAAAAGTCGGAACTCTGTAAAATCTTTACTGACTCGAGGACAAGTTCATGTCGATGGAGAAATCATTACGCAACATAACCATCCTTTAAAACCTGGACAAAAAGTTGGGATTCAGAGCAATAGAGAATCTATAAAACAAACGGCCCTCATCGGGATAACTTTACTACATGAAGACGACGATATTATAGTAATCAATAAAGATGCTGGCGTTCTTTCTGTAGCAGCAAACCAACCAGAAGAAATGACTGCCTATCGCCAATTGACACAATATGTAAAAGAAGAAAACCGTAAAAAACGGATATTCATTGTTCACCGACTCGATCGGGATACTTCTGGAGTCATGGTTTTTGCAAAAACAGAAGAAGTTAAAAATTCTTTACAAACGAATTGGAAAGAAATTGTAGAAGAACGGATTTATATTGCTCTTGTCGAAGGTGAAATCCCTGAAAAAGAAGCAACCATTTCTTCTTGGCTTACAGAAAGCAAGTCAATGAAAGTCTATTCCAGTCCTGTAGACAATGGTGGAAAACATGCCGTTACTCATTACAAAAAGATCCAAGGAAATGAACACTATTCTTTATTAGAAGTAGAGTTAGAAACCGGCCGAAAAAATCAAATTCGAGTTCACTTACAAGATATTGATCATCCAGTAGTAGGGGATAAAAAATATGGTTCTGTTACGAATCCTTTGAATCGATTAGGTCTGCATGCATCTACACTCGCGTTCCTTCATCCTCGGACAAATGAACTCGTGCAATATCATGCACCTGCTCCATCTACTTTTTATTCAAAATCAAAATAA
- a CDS encoding mechanosensitive ion channel family protein, producing MDWIRRFSESYPLLINVIWFLIFFILLYVTRRFLLNRLYGKLKNSGHWYVARKIARWINNFLLFIVFMYIFGRNLTGFTTAIGLAGAGVTYALREVIVSIAGWFAILFGDFFETGDRVLLGGIKGDVVDIGVLRTTLMEIGEWVDGDQYTGRIVRVANSYIFNSPVYNYAADFKFLWDEIQIPLRFESDMQLAKIILLEVAKKHTELYNREAAVAWENMKRRYKLENASLENQVYLTFDDNWAEVSLRYVVDYRERRSTKDKLFTEILQRFEQEGDRIEIASETIEVISGGSTKMR from the coding sequence ATGGATTGGATACGTCGCTTTTCTGAATCTTATCCCTTGTTAATAAATGTGATTTGGTTTCTTATATTTTTCATTCTTCTTTATGTCACGAGACGATTCCTTTTGAATCGGCTATATGGAAAATTAAAAAATTCAGGCCATTGGTATGTTGCTCGGAAAATAGCTCGCTGGATAAACAACTTTTTATTATTTATCGTTTTCATGTATATTTTTGGAAGAAATCTAACAGGCTTCACTACCGCAATTGGACTCGCTGGAGCTGGAGTAACCTATGCGCTTCGAGAAGTCATTGTTAGTATAGCAGGATGGTTTGCCATCTTATTTGGTGATTTTTTTGAAACGGGTGATCGAGTTCTGCTCGGAGGAATCAAAGGAGATGTCGTAGATATTGGAGTGCTGCGAACCACCTTGATGGAAATTGGTGAATGGGTAGATGGTGACCAGTATACGGGTAGAATTGTGCGAGTTGCGAATAGTTATATTTTTAATTCGCCTGTTTACAATTATGCCGCAGATTTTAAATTTCTTTGGGATGAAATTCAAATTCCATTACGTTTTGAAAGTGATATGCAGCTAGCTAAAATAATTTTATTAGAGGTAGCAAAAAAGCATACAGAATTGTACAATAGAGAAGCAGCAGTTGCTTGGGAAAATATGAAACGACGTTATAAACTAGAAAATGCTTCTTTAGAAAACCAAGTATATCTTACCTTTGATGATAACTGGGCAGAAGTAAGCTTACGGTATGTAGTTGATTATCGTGAACGTAGAAGTACGAAAGATAAGCTTTTTACTGAAATTCTTCAACGATTTGAACAAGAAGGCGATCGTATAGAGATTGCTTCAGAAACAATCGAAGTAATTTCAGGGGGCAGTACAAAAATGAGGTGA
- a CDS encoding helix-turn-helix domain-containing protein, which produces MNVIETAEYIDVPVSEIERLIREGQIRTIKYEEEILINRNQFKLFIKERKKYEQELRDYLEEPIPEDIDVKDED; this is translated from the coding sequence TTGAATGTTATAGAAACAGCTGAATATATTGATGTACCCGTTAGTGAAATTGAAAGATTGATTCGAGAAGGTCAAATTCGTACCATAAAATACGAGGAAGAAATTTTGATTAATCGGAATCAATTTAAACTTTTTATAAAAGAACGAAAAAAATATGAACAAGAATTAAGGGATTACTTGGAAGAGCCAATCCCAGAAGATATTGATGTTAAAGATGAGGATTAA
- a CDS encoding D-alanyl-D-alanine carboxypeptidase family protein, which produces MNKRKTKRSKKRTPLMFRSFLLLGLIGSGFFLYQETTDRHTNEIIQKTEAPTLINRIPDEKPKKTGILASVKESVEETTFGERASAPIIKTAGLHSKNAILIDRETGKVLVDKKSDEKIFPASLTKIMTVLLGIEQLGDLDQETIMKEEYFEGLIEMDASVAGFQVGEKVSYRDILYGAILPSGADSCLAIAHLLFGSEESFVEQMNERSQELGLKNTHFSNTTGLHDPQNYSTVEDIASLLEVALQNPEFSTIFGTRQFTTSPTNMNADGLEMKSSMFRFTKDFPQLDSLLKGGKTGFTEEAGLCLASTAEINNKQYLLVTAGAPFESEDEADEHLHIQDAASLYLQLVKN; this is translated from the coding sequence GTGAATAAAAGAAAAACAAAACGTTCAAAAAAACGGACCCCTTTGATGTTTAGATCATTCCTTTTGTTAGGGCTGATTGGCTCAGGCTTTTTTCTGTATCAAGAAACTACGGATAGACATACAAATGAAATCATCCAGAAAACAGAGGCCCCAACCTTAATTAACCGTATTCCTGATGAAAAACCTAAAAAGACAGGAATCCTCGCTAGTGTAAAAGAGTCTGTCGAGGAAACAACTTTTGGTGAACGAGCATCTGCTCCAATTATAAAAACAGCTGGGTTGCATAGTAAAAATGCGATTTTGATTGATAGAGAAACTGGAAAAGTATTGGTTGATAAAAAGAGTGATGAAAAAATATTTCCTGCATCGCTCACGAAAATTATGACCGTCCTATTAGGAATTGAACAACTAGGGGACTTAGATCAAGAAACCATTATGAAAGAAGAATATTTTGAAGGCTTAATAGAGATGGATGCATCTGTGGCAGGTTTTCAAGTAGGTGAAAAGGTATCTTATCGTGATATTCTTTATGGTGCCATTCTTCCTTCGGGTGCAGATAGTTGTTTGGCCATTGCTCATCTTCTCTTTGGATCTGAAGAATCATTTGTTGAACAGATGAATGAAAGATCTCAAGAATTAGGTTTAAAAAATACGCATTTTAGTAATACAACTGGTTTACATGATCCTCAAAACTATTCTACGGTTGAAGATATAGCTTCCTTATTAGAAGTTGCACTTCAAAATCCAGAATTTTCTACTATTTTTGGAACTAGACAATTTACTACTTCTCCAACGAATATGAATGCAGATGGTTTAGAAATGAAAAGTTCTATGTTTCGCTTTACGAAAGATTTTCCTCAATTAGATTCACTCTTAAAAGGAGGAAAAACTGGTTTTACAGAAGAAGCAGGTCTATGTTTGGCATCAACCGCTGAAATAAATAACAAGCAGTATCTACTAGTAACGGCCGGTGCACCATTTGAATCAGAAGATGAAGCAGATGAACACTTGCACATTCAAGATGCAGCGTCCCTTTATTTACAACTAGTTAAAAATTAA
- a CDS encoding ArsC/Spx/MgsR family protein, with amino-acid sequence MFILYVSPTARSCRKARLWLQERHVPFKEKNIFSSFLSVEEFSRIIDLLRKEKKPLPFSLPHICHCFSEKQEELEWYEALAESPYLLDRPILVGSTHIVVGFDEECFQNFLLNETVY; translated from the coding sequence GTGTTTATACTGTATGTCTCTCCCACTGCCCGATCTTGTAGAAAAGCTCGTTTATGGCTGCAAGAACGTCATGTCCCTTTTAAAGAAAAAAATATTTTTAGTTCTTTCCTATCAGTAGAGGAATTTTCACGTATTATTGATTTGCTTCGTAAAGAAAAGAAACCCTTACCCTTTTCACTACCCCATATCTGTCATTGCTTTTCTGAAAAACAAGAAGAGCTAGAATGGTATGAAGCCCTTGCTGAGTCCCCTTACTTGTTAGATCGTCCTATTCTCGTAGGAAGCACGCACATTGTAGTAGGCTTTGACGAAGAATGTTTTCAAAACTTTTTATTGAATGAAACCGTTTACTAG
- a CDS encoding fructose bisphosphate aldolase, producing the protein MNKEQLKKVRDGKGFIAALDQSGGSTPNALSAYGVMEDTYSSEDEMFTLVHEMRTRTITSPAFDSQYILGAILFEQTMESKIEGMYTADYLADKKGIAPFLKIDKGLADLKNGVQLMKPMPELDALLKKANTFNIFGTKMRSVIKELNEEGIKEIVKQQFEVAKQIIDAGLVPIIEPEVDINSDKKAEIENLLNKEILLHLDQLSSDDKVMLKLTIPTVANTYKKAMEHPNVIRVVALSGGYSREAANEKLKENDGLIASFSRALSQDLRANQDDEEFNKNLKDSVQSIYDASVNK; encoded by the coding sequence ATGAATAAAGAACAACTGAAAAAAGTTCGAGATGGAAAAGGTTTTATCGCTGCATTAGATCAAAGTGGTGGTAGTACTCCTAACGCTTTAAGTGCATACGGTGTAATGGAAGATACGTACTCTTCAGAAGATGAAATGTTTACTCTTGTTCACGAAATGAGAACTAGAACTATCACGTCACCTGCTTTCGACTCCCAGTATATTCTTGGTGCCATCCTATTCGAACAAACGATGGAAAGTAAAATAGAAGGAATGTACACAGCCGATTATCTAGCAGATAAAAAAGGAATTGCTCCCTTCTTGAAGATTGACAAGGGATTAGCCGATCTTAAAAATGGCGTTCAATTAATGAAACCTATGCCAGAATTAGATGCCTTATTGAAAAAGGCAAATACCTTTAATATTTTTGGAACAAAAATGCGTTCTGTTATTAAGGAATTAAATGAAGAAGGCATCAAAGAAATTGTGAAACAACAATTTGAAGTAGCCAAACAAATTATTGATGCTGGTTTAGTCCCAATTATTGAACCAGAAGTAGATATAAATTCAGATAAAAAAGCTGAGATTGAAAATCTTTTAAATAAAGAAATTCTTCTTCACTTAGACCAACTATCTTCAGATGACAAAGTTATGTTGAAACTAACGATTCCTACCGTTGCGAATACATATAAAAAAGCAATGGAGCATCCGAATGTAATCCGTGTCGTTGCTCTTTCTGGTGGATATTCACGAGAAGCAGCAAATGAGAAGTTGAAGGAAAATGATGGTTTAATTGCCAGCTTCTCCAGAGCGTTAAGTCAAGACTTACGAGCTAATCAAGATGATGAAGAGTTCAATAAGAATTTGAAAGATTCCGTTCAATCCATTTATGATGCATCCGTAAATAAATAA
- a CDS encoding PspA/IM30 family protein has protein sequence MSILSRFSDIISSNINAVIDRMEDPEKMIDQYLRNMMDDLAEVKRSTAGIMAEEARAKREVDQNEAQVNKYAELTKKALEAGNDDDARIFLSKKQETENVGSGLATSYASAHENAMKMRQMHDKLANDIEVLKNRRAMIKGKMSVAKTQETLNTVTDSISKTKGAMGSFQRMEDKANRKLDEANAMNELNSAPIDEAKKLEEKYASQTSAAVEDELERMKKDMGLSSTKEEPTDSDEQ, from the coding sequence ATGTCAATTTTAAGTCGTTTTTCTGATATTATTAGTTCAAATATTAATGCGGTGATCGACCGAATGGAAGATCCAGAGAAGATGATTGATCAATACCTTCGGAACATGATGGATGACCTTGCTGAAGTGAAAAGAAGTACGGCAGGAATTATGGCCGAAGAAGCTAGAGCGAAACGTGAAGTAGATCAAAATGAAGCTCAGGTTAATAAATATGCAGAACTCACTAAAAAGGCTTTAGAAGCTGGTAATGATGATGATGCTCGTATTTTCCTATCTAAAAAGCAAGAAACTGAAAATGTTGGTTCTGGATTAGCAACTTCTTATGCTTCTGCTCATGAAAATGCGATGAAGATGCGTCAAATGCATGATAAACTCGCTAATGATATTGAAGTATTGAAAAATCGTCGTGCGATGATTAAAGGAAAAATGTCTGTTGCCAAAACACAAGAAACCCTTAATACCGTTACAGATTCTATTTCTAAAACAAAAGGTGCTATGGGATCCTTCCAGAGAATGGAAGACAAAGCAAACCGTAAATTGGATGAAGCAAATGCTATGAATGAATTAAATTCTGCACCAATTGATGAAGCGAAGAAACTAGAAGAAAAATATGCTTCTCAAACTTCAGCAGCTGTTGAAGATGAGTTGGAGCGTATGAAAAAAGATATGGGGTTATCTTCTACAAAAGAAGAGCCTACTGATTCTGACGAACAATAA
- a CDS encoding thioredoxin domain-containing protein: MSKPNKLINEKSPYLLQHAFNPIDWYPWGPEAFAKAQKENKPIFLSIGYSTCHWCHVMAHESFEDEEVAQYVNEHYVAIKVDREERPDIDSIYMRVCQMMTGRGGWPLTIIMTPDKIPFFSGTYFPRTSRQNLPGILDLLKTLEHNYHHEKEKRMSTEESVQQALFQTVQKKVKKAYPEKL; encoded by the coding sequence TTGTCCAAACCTAATAAATTAATAAATGAAAAGTCCCCCTATCTGTTACAACATGCTTTTAATCCTATTGATTGGTATCCATGGGGACCAGAAGCGTTCGCTAAAGCTCAAAAAGAAAATAAACCAATTTTTCTTTCCATCGGCTATTCTACTTGTCATTGGTGTCACGTGATGGCCCATGAGTCTTTTGAAGATGAAGAAGTAGCGCAATATGTAAATGAACATTATGTAGCCATAAAAGTGGACCGTGAAGAGCGTCCTGATATTGATTCTATTTATATGCGAGTGTGTCAAATGATGACGGGAAGAGGAGGATGGCCGCTGACAATCATTATGACCCCTGATAAGATTCCATTCTTTTCGGGGACTTATTTTCCACGAACAAGCCGACAGAATCTTCCCGGTATTTTAGATTTATTAAAGACTCTCGAACATAATTATCACCATGAAAAAGAGAAACGAATGAGTACAGAAGAAAGTGTTCAACAAGCGCTCTTTCAAACGGTGCAGAAAAAAGTGAAGAAGGCTTATCCAGAAAAGTTGTAG